The nucleotide sequence GGTCCTGTTGTGAAGCCAAGCAAGATCTACAGGTTGATCTCGCTCAAATCGTTCCGACTTGCTATGTGTCAggcacatcgccacatttttgcgtcaacacatatacatgttatTGTAGTCAAATTTCATCAGTCACAAACGGGATTAGTGGAATGGCAATGTCATTGTAGTACACTGCTAATATTGTATATTGCAGTAATCCGGCCACCGCTATCTTTTGTAATGTTAACTTGGTGCTTCAGTGTAGCCTCTGCTGTGGGGTAAAATTTTCTCGGGGATCAGTATTTTTGGAGCCGTAGTTGGTCGTCTCCAGTAAGCACGCGTATTTGCTACAAACCTTTTGGtcctgttcgcttatcttataatccgtatttttagcttgtttttttagtcgaaaAAAAtaattttctctcacaacaaatcagccggaacaatatttcgcCTTTTTTTTAGCGAAGCCAACAGGGCCAAGGGTGGGTTCCAACGCCCTAGGGCCATGCTATTTTCTACtccatccatttcaaattattagacgttttggtttttctgAATATACTTTGGCTATGTTTTAAGTATGTGTTTAGTATCTATAcacagtgtatatctaagtgcatctagaaaaataaaaacgtcttataatttagaacaaagaGACGATACACTTTGCATGCGTGACAAAATTTCTACCGTTTGTTATTGCTCCCGTGACCCTACTGCTGTTTACATGTGCATATGCAAGATTGCATCTACCAAATAACTTTTAAATATATAAGATTAGATTCTCAGCATTCTTCCGGTCGTTCCGGTCGTTGAAGGCCGGCGCTAGCTTGAGATTTTGTTCGTCTAAACAATAGCATTCCCCTTGGGCCAGTTGCTGCCAAGAAGTGTACAATTTGCAGGTAGAGAGCATTTGTGATCCTCTGATTCATGGCAGGCTGTTTCTTATATGTATTTCTCACATGATCGTGTGGCTTCGTTTGTTGTGTTATCCTTGGAAACTGCGGAGTAGAGATAAAATATATGTTTATATACAAAAGAAGAATGAAGGGCATTTCCCATGTGAAAATCATGCGGACCTCGGTGCTGATTCTTGTATAAACGGCATGTTGACATGGCTGGTGATGCCAAATCTTGTGGCATATACTTCTTCCGATTTGGTGATTCACAATAATCagaagtcgtcgtcgtcgtctctcATGTCATGTTTATCAGTTCATCATGGTATGGTGGGCCAAGTTCAGGCGAGATTTTTCTTCCAAAAAAATGTTCCATAATGGCAATTTAATTAGATGCTCAACAACTAGATGATCTTATTTTTGTAAAATGGAAGGCAAGGCTTCAACAACTTCTTCATCGAATTAAGCAGGCCTTTCCTTTTTCCCCCTACGCGTCTGAATTCTGAACTTCTGAAGAAACAACGTCTTTGTTCAAACTATGCTTCGTCATTTTCGACTCGTAGGTGGAACCAATGAGGAAGCAACGAGGGGGCCTGATTGGCCCATATGGCCCTCTCGGGCCCTGACCGAGGACCACCACAGCCTGATCATTCGCTTGCGTCCACTGATCGACAGATAGGGCGATGCTCTCATCTCATGGCCTGAGACCTGACAAACAAGGGCTCGGCGGATGCTGCCAGGCGTTACTGTACGAACACGGGTGTGGCACACCACACGCATCAGCGATAGACATCAAGCAGGAAAGGCGACAGTGATGATAAGGCAGGTAGGGTTAGCACCCATGTCGCAATCTGCACACACGTATTCACGCACTCAGGGCGCGTCTGCGTGCGTGCGTAAATCGCATTGCGATTTGCATATGGTCCATGAATATATTGGAAGCCTTTAAGATGAGTACGTTCTCAGCCACATTTTGCTCCAGTTTAGCCAGGGGAACCAGCCTTGCCTAGTACAGTTGAGCAGGTCAGCTACGTGTCTGCTGCTAAGGTTCGAATTATTGGGGAAATGATTCAAGTGGGCCTGATTTCGAGATTGGCCCATCGAACGGCGTTGCATGGCTGATAACAGCGCAATCGCCACTTGCACAGTGCTGAACTCATAGCGACAGCAGGAactgttccttttttttttttgggggggggggggggggggggggcgcaagAACTGTTCCTCGTGTGACGCATCAGAATCAGAAATAATCCACATATCTCTCTCCTTTCATTTTCCCTGTTTTTTTTAGATGCAGTATACACCTAGGGATAGCAGGTTGGTAGGAGCTGCTGAAGCATTGATTTTTCCTCTCTGAACTCTCAAGCTTTTTTTTAATACTAACAAACTCTGAAGCTTGTGAAATTCTTGGAGGTACGTACACGTACGTTATTAGGGTTTGATCACCTTGATGAAAAATATGCGATACTGACCTCACCTGGCCTCACACATCGGCATCACTGACGCTGCATAAGTCTATTGCCGCAAAGACTTTCCCATGTAACACGTCATCCCCTTCTTCGGCAGCTTCTCTTACTTCTCTCCCTGTCCGTAGAGAGCTAGTACTACTAGCAGTAGAAATGACACGGTCGCATGGAGGAAGTGTGCGCGGGACGCCAACTCGAGCAAGGCAGCCAGCCGCGCGCCGGTGCACATGGTCTCATCAATGCACGAGCATTGCCATATCCCTGTGGGATTACGGTGACCACCGATGATGATCCTGACACCACGCGAGCGAGCTTCTGATACACAGTTGCTGTTGCTGAACGAACTTGCTATCTGCTAGTACCAGTGCACTGCTGCTGATAGCCACGCTGTCATTCTCCATGTTCGCTTAGTTTATAAGTTGTATTTTTTTAGTCAacttctctcacaataaatcagtacgATACTTTTagttatggcttatcagccaaacaaacagaGCAACTGTTGAccaagggcgtgattggttgcagaGCAAGCCTCGAGCCACAGGACCAAAGAAGCCAGGTTAAGCTCGTGCAAGtggtcgtgtttggttgtctttgttaTTGGTTCAGTACGAGATGATGTCATGTTTGGTTGCATACATGTATCAAAGTTTTGGGTATCTGACACATGGGCCCCTGCACCATGTGTGAATCAAACCGTCCTGTATGGAGAGAAAAGTGAAAATTAAGAAGACAGAGATATGTAGGATAGAGGAGGACAAATAAATGAAAGAATACAGGCTAAAGGTGCAAGCAGGAAAACCAAACACTACCCTAATGCACAGAGTGATACCGGATAGACATTCGGCATGAGCGGGGCAACCGATCACGCCCAAAGAGAACCTCATGCATGTGTTCCACCCATCGGTCGGCCATCAGTGGTAGCTGGGATGCCGGAAAAGCAGACGTGAACCACACACACTGCCCTGGACACTTTAATTTAGTTTTATTTTACTTGCAAGTGAAGGTGGATGTTTGACACGATTTTGATACAGGCTTGTTTTCAGGAGGCTGCTGGTTGGCAGGCAAACAGCAGAATGGTCGcctcaattttttttttaaatactcgGCACATTCCATTATCACTTATCAGGGAAACGATTGCAGAGTGTATGTAGAAATAAAATTGATGATCAAGTCATCGCAATATAATAGTGTTTATTGAGGCAGCATTGTGCCATGATATGTGGCATCTGCATTCCATTTTTTCTTTATGGAAGTGAGAGCATCTACAAATAAAAAGCTACAAAGATTTCAAACATGTGTCATTGCAATTAAAGATTTCAAACATGTGTCGTTGCAATTAAAGATTTCAAACATGTGTCGTTGCAATTAAAGATTTCAAGCTGGTGCGCTTGCAATTTGCGTTGTGCTGTTTGAACTTTGAAGTGGGTCTTTTATACTGTACCAACATTTAATTTTCGATGCGTGGCATGGTGGCAAAACCTTTCTGAAGCTTTCGCCCCGTTCGCGTACTCTTAAACCTGGTTTGATCCACATCTTTTTTTATCCGAAATAGTGTTTACCTCTCACAAATTTTTTCACATTTCTCCAAAATTCCTTCAAGCGAAGGGGACCTTTATTTTGGAGCATCTTTATTTGTGGCGGATGTTGGTTGGTATTACACAAAAGAAAAGTAGAAGATTCCCATGCACATGAATACAGAATACGTACTCCCAAACACCCAACACGAAAGTTCTTTGTCTGCTCCGATCCAGCTGAATACAGTACAGTAGATAGTTGAAGTTTGGTGCTCTGTCAAAATACATGCATGGAAACTGCACAGCTGCCTGATGAATGTTAATGAGGTGTAGGCCCAGCGTCAGGTAAAAGGTTTACCCTGACCAGCAGTGGGTGGATGTGGATCCAAACTAGTACATCTGTTacaacttaggccctgtttggcttaCTCTATGtccggtttgttcggcttctttttttcagccggaacagtatttttttctcggaACAATTcaatcagaacagtgtttttcagccagtttcagccaagattcagcaagccgaacggggcctactaGTAATATTCTTCACGTATGGGCTATGGAACAGGACATAGACTTTGGAAATGCTGAAGCGCCACCAATCAATGATCTTTCATAACTGTCATGTTCGCTTagtttataagtcgtattttttcagccaacgaataatatttttctctcacagtaaatcagccaataatacttttagacatggcttatcagccaaacaaacaaGGTACTGGTGCCCTATGAAAAATAAACTTATAAGCTGCACAACTGCCTGCTGAATGTTAGTGAGGTGTAGGCCCATCTTCAGAGAGAAGGTTGACCTGAACCAGCGGGTGGACCGCTGGATCCAATGAAAACTACAATCTGTTACTGGTAATATTCTCCACCTATTGAACACGACACAGACTTTGGAAAATGTGGAAGCGCCACCAATCGATCGATGTTCTTTCACAAGAAATATAATGAATATAGACAAGCTTTTGCTGTCTGCTGATCAATTCACTTGCGACTTGGGAATCCCCTATTGGACAAAGCCGTGCAGGTGGGAAACGCACATCAGAACTTCGGAGCGCCGCCAGACTTCGgtagccggcggcggcggcggcggcggcggcggagccacGGTTTTCGACGTACGTTCACGTTGGCCGGTGGTGGACGAGACGTATGCAGCAGGGACGGAGAGAGAGAAGCCAAAGACCCAACCCAATGGTCGATCCATCATTgcgtcgcaaaaaaaaaaaaatggtcgATCCATCCGATGGAACGACCGCCCTGGTCCGCACGGCGCCCCGCGAAAACGACCAATTGATGGAGCATGGGGGCTTCCCTTTTTACTCTCGCTGTTGCCGCACTGCAAACTTGCCGCCGAGTACAAACAACTGCCCCGAACACGTACGTCCTAACGTCCGTTCACGTGCGACTCCGGGAAAAAGGCAGCGAAAACGATCCGGGAGGGTCTCTCAGCCCTCCCCCGGCGGCCAAAAACCGCGTCGATCGTTGGATCTTTTTGCCGATGATGAGGAATTCAAGCAGCCATCGCATCGGTTTCACAGCGCCATTGGCCCAAATACGGGTGCGTGCGCCGGCCAGGGCACGCACGACGCCGAGCGAGCACCAACCACCGGTTCGCACGCTCGGCAACCGTTAACGCGCAGCGCCATACGCGAGGCGCAACCACGCGAGCCCAGCGCAGGCATCCGAGCACTAGAGCGGCATATATACCACCTCGGCACTAGAGCGGAGCGGCTGCTCTTGCTCTCGGCTCTCCCCTCTTTCTCTATCGCAGTCGTCGGCGCAGCATGGGGAACTGccaggcggcggaggcggcgaacGTGCTGCTCCAGCACCCGGGCGGGCGCGTCGAGCGGCTCTACTGGTCCACCAGCGCCGCCGAGGTCATGCGCGCCAACCCGGGTCACTACGTCGCGCTCGTCACGCTCCGCGTCGCCGAGGAGCGGCAGGACGCGCCCGGCGGCGAGCGGCGCACCGTGCGCCTCACGCGCGTCAAGCTGCTCAAGCCCAAGGAGACGCTGCTCCTCGGCCACGTCTACCGCCTCATCACCACCCAGGGTGCGTCGTCCGTGCGTAAAAATAACAATCAGTCCAGTACGCGCCCATGTGTGCCCTGCTACGAACTGATGAATGAACAAGCTGCTAACTTGCGCTGCGCTGCTGCAGAGGTGACGAAGGCGGTGCAGGCGAGGAAGGAAGAGAAGCAGAGGAAagcgcagcagcagctgctggagTCGAGGCAGGGCACGCCAAGGGGCGCGgccgaggaggacgacgacgaggcagCCTTGGACGCCAGCCTTGATCAGGTGATTATTACATGGATGGATTAGACTTTGCCTCTCGAACTCAACTGCTTTCCGATGCTCCCATGCACGCTCTCGCCATGACCCGTGCGCCTTTAATTGCTTCTGCAGCCTTCAGGGGTAGTTAGCTGTTCATCTTCTCGTGACTATCCTTCAGCCTGTTCGCGTGTCGTAAATGATAGTAAAtttttagtcagaacagtatttttctctcacatcaaaccaatcAGCAGTAATGATCTACGATCGTTTTAGCCTCAGCCGAAGAGGCTGCTTATCATCTGCTCTTGTCACTGGAATTTTTCCACTGTAGAAAAAAAATCTGACATAACTGAGAATCACAATCATGACAAGTAAACAAAACGGTTAAAAAAACTAATAAGTAAATAAAATATCACAATTTGAACATTCCAGGTGAAATGCATACAAGAAGATTGTATTATCTTTTTTAAGGAAAGAAGAAGTGTAGATAACTAACTGATGGTTGATGATGCTATAGCACCCAGAAGGACGTACAGCATTAGATTAGGGGATAGATTAATAGGTGAGTTTCAACTAATGTCAGGGCCGGGGGAGGAATCGTTTCCGGGAATCTTTTCCTTTTCCTACGGATTTTATTAACCACGCAACATGCAAAGGTTCCTTCTTCTGATTACTCTTCTGCTCTTCCCATCTGACTGCAGTTGGCGCGTCAGGACAACGGCAGCCGGAGCTCCAGTGTGCGGCACCGGCAATGGCGGCCGTCGCTGCAGAGCATCGACGAGGCCACGAGCTGATATGTCAGCTCAATACACTCATACCACACAAACCGTAGGGCCGTAAACATTGACTGGTGGACCTGTATTTTCGGTGATCACCTGGCCTCGATTAGTTCGTCGCAAGGGTTGCTATTGGCCTACTGCTACATTTGCACACTGTGAGTTGGAGTTGGACACCCTGGGatgagagggctgcttcagatcATGCAGTATGTAGCCTCGGATCCGTGTAAATTTTCAGGTGTTTGTTAGCGAGACTGCTTTGTTTCCCCCCTCCATACGGTTTGCACATCGAATCATATAAGTAACGAATTAGAGTACTAGATTACTATTAGATTTACAACCGGACATGTCATGTACTTGCCTCCCTTGCAGATGGGAATCGAGCGTATAGCTTTTGAGGATATCGCTGTGTCGTTTCTTTAGTATTCGCTGTTGATGCCAAATAGGCAATCATAAACTCAGTGCCAATGATGCCGGCAGCAGTTGGTGGAATCATCGGAGCCTTTTGGGTTGGAAGCTCATCATGCGTATTATTCACGTCGGCGATGCTTAGCTTAGCCCCTGTCCTGACGAATGGGCTCATGCACATTTGATTTGTTTAAGCCGTCGATGATGGTGTAGAACAGGACAAACggtgttttgaaacagataccaCGATACCTAcatcatgttcgcttggcttatgagccgtactttttcaacaaacaaataatatttttttctcacaaaaaATCAGCCAACGGTAACTACAATGCTGAAGAATACAGAGGTGTCTGACAGTGGCCGTAGATTAATGGCCAGTTGATGGTGTAGGCAGCCCACTGTGCTAACCACACAGCTCACCACAATTAATGCCCAATGGCCCTACCTGCTAACCACTTGCTAATCTATGCAATCGGCTCCAAGTTGAGTTGAGCTGCTGCCTGATGCAGTGGTGCTGCCGTGCTGGCCTTCGGCCGTCCTAGTAGTAGTTAGTATTCAACTACAAGCTTCCGCAACACTTGCATTGCAATTTGCACAGTCAAAATAAAGCAACTCCACAGCTCAAGATGCCGGATTTCCTCATTCACCGTGGTGTTCAAGCGAGCAGGGTGGTGCCAGCTTTTGACTAGCCACCGCCCACCACGCGTACGGTTTGCTGATCGACGTGCCTGTCTTTGGCCGAAAGGCGAAGGGCGCTGCCTGCGTTCATATCTGGGCACAAAACCCGAGCCCGTGAGCCCGGCACGGAGCCCGCTATTTAGGCCTGGCCctagcccggcccggcccgaagGTCAATGGGcccgggctggcacggcacgggggtgcaggccgtgcttgggccgcacCCTAGGCCcacaggccggcacggcacggcccgcaaAATAACGGCAAGCCCGTAGCGGCCTAACGGCAAGcaggccgccggccgccggcccaAGAACTCCCCCCTCCTCCCCATATATAAACCGCGACCCCCCCGGCCCCCACCcccaccctaaccctaaccccattccCCTCCCAACCGCCGCCGCACTCGACACCCGCTCGGTCGCTCGTCGCCACTCGCCTCCTCTCGTCGATCCATCTTCGCCGCCGGTGCGACCGTCGTCCTTGGATCCGGTGATATCGCCGCCGCTCCATCACCTCTCCCTGAGTTCCCTGCTCCCTCAGTCCCTCTCCGTCTTCCTTTTTACTCCTTCTCCTCTGTTTGTCGATGAACATGTGAGTCCGCCTCCCCGTCTCTCTTCCGCCGTCGCTCGCCGTCCTTCTTAATCCCGTCTTGCCCTtgtgtggccctcgtcttctccggcgccgggctgtgggctggcacggcctgcTATTTTTGCCGTGCCTCACGGGCCAGCACGGCACGAAAAATGGCCCACAggcccgtgcctgggccgaaggccaggcccgcAGGCCGATGAGGCACGGCCCGCAGGGCACGGCGTGCCTCCTTGGCCCGATAGCCATCGTGCCGTGTCGGCCCGTGAccgtgccgtgccgggccgggccggcccgatgcCCAGATATACCTGCGTTCTGCGTTGCTCCCTCTGAGCCTGTGATCCGAGAGATGGGACGCAGCGATGGAGGCTGAATGCTCCATTTACCGAGGCACTCCGACCTCCGATGGCATTTtgactaaagatggcaatggcCCCGAtatccgacgggtatttgattcaTTAGGAGATGGGGATTGGATTATATATTTACctgcgggcatctaaatgggaaagaatccatacccgatgggtatagcgggtacggaaacgttccctgtttacccgtccccgttacccgttggggaacccgactatttgagctgtcatgcgagtattaggcccaaagaaactcaacataggtattttgatccaaatctgaacagtcatatatatagtttgtgtgttttaggaaccctcgttcaatttttcctcaccatcactaccagcagcacaagcacgcctgtctcacgagcgctcgtgcccctcgcttcctcagttcggtctctctgccacctttgttcgtcctcctcgcaacctcgctccttctcctcggcatctccgagactccgacacttatacctgggtgaagaagaaacgtcttcgattgcaaagctgcgaccccaagtgtccttatttatcgggtatgcagtatccgtcgggtatctgttacccgaccgatacccgacgggtatggggatgggcaagaatctatacccgagacagttaatagggatggggacgggataaattctccgtagcggggaagagaacgttccgacgaTACCTGACGGATATATCCTTGTTGCCATCCTTAATTTTGACAGGGAATTGAAAAGAGAGCAGTGAAGTGAACGACAAGCCATGGCATGTTACCGTTCATCTTTTGTCTCTCTAATCTCGCTTTACtcggtgtttggttctttagtccctcctaaaattcatatcacattaaatatttagatactaataagaagcattaaatatagattaattacaaaatcaatcacatagatggaggctaatttacaagacggattttttaagcctaatcaatccgtcattagcacatgtttactgtagcaccatgttgtcaaatcatagactaattagacttaaaagatttatcttgcaaattagtcacaagttgtgtaattagtttcataattggtctatatttaatactcgatGCATGTATCCAAATATTCAATGTCATCAGAATTTTAGAGCTCGATGTCATAAGAATTTTAGGAGCTCGAAACCTAACAGACCCTAAtcatggccttgtttagatcacctccaaattctaagttttttcactttctctccatcacatcaatttttggacgcatgcatggagcattaaatgtaggtaaaaaaaataactaattgcacagtttggttgtaaatcacgagacgaatcttttgagcctagttagccCATGATCGGataaagtttatcaaatacaaatgaaacgtgctacagtgtctagatcgtaaaaatttacaatctaaa is from Miscanthus floridulus cultivar M001 chromosome 7, ASM1932011v1, whole genome shotgun sequence and encodes:
- the LOC136464421 gene encoding uncharacterized protein — translated: MGNCQAAEAANVLLQHPGGRVERLYWSTSAAEVMRANPGHYVALVTLRVAEERQDAPGGERRTVRLTRVKLLKPKETLLLGHVYRLITTQEVTKAVQARKEEKQRKAQQQLLESRQGTPRGAAEEDDDEAALDASLDQLARQDNGSRSSSVRHRQWRPSLQSIDEATS